A window of Dehalococcoidales bacterium contains these coding sequences:
- a CDS encoding dihydroorotase — MPLLVRGGRLFDPAQGIDSTGSLLIDGGTISWLGAGEAVPPSGCDILPVQGFIVCPGFVDLHCHLREPGFEEKETISTGTLAAARGGFTTVCCMPNTEPPLDNGATIKRMLTTAAEEGMVRVLPVGCITKGRKGEELVDMAELASVGVIGFSDDGDPVPDSGLMRRALECAREVDLQAGLQVHLPVIEHCEDKALTGDGVLNEGVVSARLGLRGIPAAAEEIMVARNIGLAGSTGGHLHVAHVSTKGSVELVRRAKHEGLNVTAEVTPHHLTLTEEEVAACGANARVNPPLRTEQDIAALIEGLVDDTIDAIATDHAPHTEAEKNRGLEQAPSGISGFETAFGALMSLVHTGRLPLPTLIRKLTSAPAALLGERFGKLGTLEIGAAGDIVIIDPDMEWVVDTAKFASKGRNTPLAGRTLKGRVMATICGGRVVYRDESVRF; from the coding sequence ATGCCTTTGCTTGTCCGGGGAGGCCGGTTGTTCGACCCCGCTCAGGGGATAGATAGCACCGGCAGCTTGCTTATCGATGGAGGCACTATCTCCTGGCTGGGTGCGGGAGAGGCTGTACCGCCGTCCGGTTGTGATATTCTCCCGGTGCAGGGATTCATTGTTTGCCCCGGGTTTGTTGACCTGCACTGCCATCTCAGGGAACCGGGCTTCGAGGAGAAAGAGACCATCAGCACCGGGACCCTGGCGGCTGCCCGGGGGGGCTTCACCACCGTCTGCTGCATGCCCAATACGGAACCACCCCTGGATAATGGAGCCACCATCAAACGTATGCTGACGACGGCTGCCGAAGAAGGCATGGTCCGGGTGCTGCCGGTAGGCTGCATTACGAAGGGTCGGAAGGGTGAGGAACTGGTGGATATGGCGGAGCTGGCCTCGGTGGGCGTTATCGGGTTCAGCGATGACGGCGACCCCGTGCCGGACTCGGGACTGATGAGGCGTGCCCTGGAATGCGCCCGCGAAGTTGACCTGCAGGCAGGTCTGCAGGTACACCTGCCTGTTATCGAGCACTGCGAGGACAAAGCCCTCACCGGAGACGGCGTCCTCAACGAAGGGGTGGTATCGGCGCGACTGGGACTTCGCGGTATCCCCGCCGCGGCTGAGGAAATAATGGTAGCGCGCAACATCGGGCTGGCCGGTTCGACAGGGGGACACCTGCACGTGGCGCATGTATCTACGAAAGGCTCCGTTGAGCTTGTCCGCCGTGCCAAACATGAAGGCTTGAATGTAACCGCCGAGGTAACGCCCCACCACCTGACACTGACCGAAGAAGAGGTGGCCGCCTGCGGAGCCAACGCCAGGGTCAACCCGCCACTGCGGACGGAGCAGGATATAGCAGCCCTTATCGAAGGGCTGGTGGATGATACGATAGACGCTATTGCCACCGACCACGCACCGCACACGGAAGCGGAGAAGAATCGGGGGCTGGAGCAGGCACCATCCGGCATCAGCGGTTTTGAGACTGCCTTCGGGGCTTTGATGAGCCTGGTCCATACCGGTCGCTTGCCTTTACCCACCCTTATCAGGAAACTCACCTCTGCTCCGGCGGCACTACTGGGAGAACGCTTCGGTAAACTCGGCACGCTGGAAATCGGCGCTGCCGGTGATATTGTCATCATCGACCCGGATATGGAATGGGTGGTCGATACTGCGAAGTTCGCTTCAAAGGGCAGGAACACCCCGCTGGCCGGGCGTACCCTGAAGGGCAGGGTAATGGCGACCATCTGCGGCGGAAGAGTGGTCTACAGGGACGAGAGTGTGCGGTTTTAA
- the pyrB gene encoding aspartate carbamoyltransferase gives MGLSDRSLITMDDLSNREMEALFSMTDEMADTIGDQYNVCQGKIMASLFLEPSTRTRLSFETAMHRLGGNVITVADAKVSSLAKGESLADMARVVGSYADIIVVRHPWEGAARVVADYAGIPVINAGDGGHQHPTQTLCDLYTIRKERGDIRGLRIALWGDLKYGRTIHSLIFALAKFGADILFCPSPGLEVPENIVRKLVTEYGGQVERVAASDRAVKDAFPLDAVYVTPSSPHQLAMMPNINLEAELREGVDALYVTRPQKERFVAGTEQEGLKERYPVVDKKLLRGREFRKTIVMHPLPRVDELAYDIDADPRSTYFKQAARGVPIRMALLALLLGAREWPASGETGPALSGVEYPVYRRDSGVRCNNPACVSVQESEAQYLKPEFKVVSRDPLTLRCVYCEHGCQPEYVATTDWHEGTLEYKIYHRADSHWAKRIKPENLIVFTSAEEAEAHGFKARRYPGTQHGENDTGE, from the coding sequence ATGGGTCTGTCAGATAGAAGCCTGATAACTATGGATGACCTGTCCAACAGGGAAATGGAAGCCCTGTTTTCCATGACCGACGAGATGGCCGACACAATCGGGGACCAGTATAACGTCTGCCAGGGCAAGATAATGGCCAGTCTCTTCCTTGAGCCGAGTACGCGGACACGCCTCTCATTTGAGACGGCAATGCACCGGCTCGGCGGCAATGTCATCACCGTAGCCGATGCCAAAGTATCCTCGTTGGCCAAGGGGGAGAGCCTGGCTGACATGGCCCGGGTTGTCGGGAGCTATGCCGACATCATAGTTGTCAGGCACCCGTGGGAGGGGGCTGCCCGAGTGGTGGCCGACTACGCGGGTATACCGGTGATAAATGCCGGCGACGGCGGCCATCAGCATCCGACTCAGACGCTGTGCGACCTTTATACTATCAGGAAAGAACGAGGGGATATCCGAGGACTGAGGATTGCCCTCTGGGGTGACCTGAAATATGGGCGGACGATTCACTCGCTTATTTTCGCCCTGGCCAAGTTCGGTGCGGATATCCTCTTCTGTCCCAGTCCCGGCCTCGAGGTACCGGAGAATATCGTCCGGAAACTGGTCACGGAATACGGTGGCCAGGTGGAGCGGGTTGCCGCCTCTGACCGTGCTGTTAAGGATGCTTTTCCCCTGGACGCGGTGTATGTCACGCCGAGCAGCCCCCACCAGCTGGCAATGATGCCGAATATCAACCTCGAAGCGGAATTGAGGGAGGGAGTCGATGCCCTCTATGTTACCCGACCACAGAAGGAGAGGTTTGTCGCTGGTACGGAACAAGAGGGGCTGAAGGAGAGGTATCCCGTGGTGGACAAGAAGCTCCTCAGGGGCAGGGAGTTCCGCAAGACGATTGTGATGCACCCGCTACCCCGCGTGGACGAGCTTGCCTATGATATTGACGCCGACCCCAGAAGCACATACTTCAAGCAGGCGGCTCGTGGTGTGCCGATACGAATGGCGCTTCTGGCGCTGCTCCTGGGAGCCAGGGAATGGCCAGCGTCGGGTGAGACAGGACCTGCTCTGTCGGGAGTGGAGTACCCCGTGTACCGGAGGGACAGCGGAGTGAGGTGCAACAATCCGGCCTGTGTATCGGTACAGGAAAGCGAGGCCCAGTACCTCAAGCCGGAGTTCAAGGTGGTCAGTCGCGACCCGCTGACACTGCGGTGTGTCTACTGCGAGCATGGCTGCCAGCCGGAGTACGTGGCCACCACGGACTGGCACGAGGGTACACTGGAATACAAGATATACCACCGCGCCGACAGTCACTGGGCGAAGAGAATCAAGCCGGAGAACCTGATTGTCTTCACTTCTGCGGAAGAGGCCGAAGCCCACGGTTTCAAGGCCAGACGGTATCCGGGGACACAACACGGGGAGAATGACACCGGGGAGTGA
- the pyrR gene encoding bifunctional pyr operon transcriptional regulator/uracil phosphoribosyltransferase PyrR yields the protein MPDRVIMTSGDVGRSLARIAHEIIERNQELENLVFVGMYTRGAPLARRLAANIARFGGPELPVGTLDISLYRDDLSYLGEQPVVQHTDIPVGIEGKSVVLVDDVLYTGRSVRAAMDALIDLGRPQSIHLVVLIDRGHRELPIRADYVGKNVPSAHDEDIRVRLTETDGVDEVSITDKVASVCPEQRAGRQF from the coding sequence ATGCCTGATAGAGTAATAATGACCTCGGGGGATGTCGGGCGGTCGCTGGCACGCATTGCCCACGAGATTATCGAGCGTAACCAGGAGCTTGAGAACCTGGTGTTCGTTGGCATGTACACTCGCGGGGCACCACTGGCCAGACGTCTCGCCGCTAATATCGCCCGGTTTGGCGGGCCGGAACTGCCGGTTGGTACCCTCGATATCAGTCTCTATCGCGACGACCTGTCCTATCTTGGTGAACAGCCTGTAGTGCAGCACACCGACATCCCGGTCGGTATCGAAGGTAAGTCGGTGGTGCTGGTTGATGACGTACTCTACACCGGTCGCAGTGTTCGTGCCGCCATGGATGCCCTGATTGACCTCGGTCGCCCTCAGTCGATTCACCTGGTAGTGCTCATTGACCGTGGACACCGTGAGCTGCCGATACGGGCCGACTACGTGGGTAAGAATGTGCCCAGTGCGCATGATGAAGATATCAGAGTCAGGTTGACGGAGACTGACGGGGTCGATGAGGTGTCCATCACCGATAAGGTAGCTTCCGTCTGCCCTGAGCAACGGGCTGGTAGGCAGTTCTGA